The following proteins come from a genomic window of Pseudomonas cichorii:
- a CDS encoding efflux transporter outer membrane subunit, translated as MKYFLLSALAASVLGGCSLIPDYQRPPAPVAASYPTGTAYATGVTASAGQAAAEQGWRNFFRDPVLGQLIESSLSNNRDLRVAVLNLEAYQAQHRIQRSDLFPAVSVSGSGTRQSLPADLSGVNKRAISSSYSTTLGISAYELDLFGRNRSLSREDLEIYLSSEQARRSTQLSLVANVANAYLTWRADQEQLRLTSDTLQTYEQSLNLTLQQGSAGTASALAISQARTSVESARARLAQYERLVAQDLNALTLLVGASVSDTLPAQPLSSELLGSVPAGLPSELLQRRPDILQAEYLLKAANANIGAARAAFFPSISLTANAGTSSTALSGLFKAGSGGWLFQPQINIPIFNAGNLRASLDYSKIQKDIRVAQYEKSIQTAFQEVADGLAARQTYTEQLIAQRDSLKANEDYYRLAEARYRSGLDSSLTLLDAQRSLFTAQSTLISDRLAQLTAEINLYKALGGGWHEYTTPASLPPAPHQAPPA; from the coding sequence ATGAAGTACTTCCTACTCAGCGCCCTGGCGGCTTCAGTGCTTGGCGGTTGCTCTCTCATTCCCGACTATCAACGCCCGCCCGCACCTGTAGCTGCAAGCTATCCGACTGGTACAGCCTATGCGACAGGTGTTACTGCGTCTGCAGGTCAGGCAGCGGCGGAACAAGGCTGGCGAAACTTCTTTCGTGACCCGGTACTTGGCCAACTGATCGAAAGCTCGTTGTCCAATAACCGCGACTTGCGCGTGGCCGTACTCAATCTCGAGGCCTATCAGGCTCAGCACCGCATACAACGCAGCGACCTGTTTCCTGCTGTTTCGGTGAGCGGGTCAGGCACGCGACAGAGCCTTCCTGCCGATTTGTCTGGAGTCAACAAGCGCGCCATCAGCAGCTCCTACTCCACCACATTGGGTATCAGCGCCTACGAGCTGGACCTGTTCGGCCGCAACCGCAGTCTTTCCCGTGAAGATCTGGAAATCTATCTTTCCAGCGAACAGGCACGGCGCAGTACGCAACTGAGTCTTGTGGCCAACGTGGCAAACGCTTACCTCACCTGGCGTGCAGATCAGGAACAACTCAGGCTCACCAGTGACACCCTGCAAACCTATGAGCAGAGTCTCAATCTGACCCTGCAGCAAGGATCGGCAGGCACTGCATCGGCCCTGGCCATCAGCCAGGCTCGTACATCCGTGGAAAGTGCGCGGGCACGCCTGGCGCAATACGAAAGACTGGTTGCCCAGGACCTCAATGCCCTGACACTGCTGGTGGGTGCCAGTGTTTCGGATACGCTGCCGGCGCAGCCCTTGAGCAGCGAGCTTCTTGGCAGCGTACCCGCGGGCTTGCCTTCGGAACTGTTACAGCGTCGCCCGGACATTCTCCAAGCCGAATACCTGCTCAAAGCCGCCAATGCCAATATCGGCGCTGCGCGGGCCGCATTCTTTCCCAGTATCAGCCTGACTGCCAATGCAGGCACCTCAAGTACTGCGCTGTCGGGGTTGTTCAAGGCGGGTTCAGGGGGTTGGCTGTTCCAGCCACAGATCAACATTCCGATCTTCAATGCCGGCAACCTGCGCGCCAGCCTGGACTACTCGAAAATCCAGAAAGATATCCGGGTCGCACAGTATGAGAAAAGCATCCAGACCGCATTCCAGGAAGTCGCCGATGGCCTGGCGGCAAGGCAGACCTACACAGAACAACTGATCGCGCAGCGTGACTCACTCAAAGCCAACGAGGACTACTACCGGCTGGCAGAGGCACGTTACAGAAGCGGCCTTGATAGCAGCCTTACCCTGCTGGATGCCCAGCGCTCGCTGTTCACCGCTCAATCGACACTGATCTCGGACCGTCTCGCCCAATTGACGGCCGAAATCAACCTTTACAAGGCGCTAGGTGGTGGCTGGCAT
- a CDS encoding helix-turn-helix transcriptional regulator, protein MNANLRMTGKQPAYFLELGRLISSVGDAQFVSNMYQLIAASVPIDFLELSEWTIDESEASIISIQPLGREATERKLGTPTALPDNQMLLTRMLNLDDSLLIHLKYTINDAPGSNAGSSVAYQCNLVSRKSNRRCVISLRREPPLRDFSLHELSFLKNFSETLLPLLERHAQTTRNLFSTPTEEDSAMQGGQQLQKDFNEKLTLSEVRLSLREKEICLGLLAGSTVPEMAEKLHVKNSSIETYLKRAAAKLGVKGRHGLVKWMIGVSQSA, encoded by the coding sequence ATGAATGCCAATCTACGAATGACGGGAAAGCAACCGGCTTACTTTCTTGAACTGGGGCGTCTTATCTCGAGCGTCGGTGATGCGCAGTTCGTCTCCAATATGTATCAGCTCATAGCAGCCTCTGTGCCCATCGATTTCCTTGAACTCAGCGAATGGACTATCGATGAAAGCGAGGCAAGCATCATAAGCATCCAGCCTCTTGGGCGCGAAGCTACAGAGCGAAAGCTGGGAACGCCGACAGCATTGCCGGACAACCAGATGCTGCTCACGCGGATGCTCAACCTGGATGATTCACTGCTGATTCACCTCAAATACACAATCAACGATGCACCGGGCAGTAACGCGGGTTCCAGTGTCGCTTACCAGTGCAATCTGGTTTCACGAAAGTCCAATCGGCGCTGTGTGATCTCTCTGCGTCGGGAACCGCCACTGCGTGATTTCTCTCTGCATGAGCTGTCCTTCCTGAAGAATTTTTCCGAAACCCTGCTGCCCTTGCTGGAGCGACACGCTCAGACAACACGCAATCTCTTCAGCACACCGACCGAAGAAGATTCAGCAATGCAGGGTGGGCAACAGTTGCAGAAAGACTTCAACGAAAAGCTGACGCTCTCCGAAGTCAGGCTGTCATTGCGTGAAAAGGAAATCTGTCTTGGCTTGCTTGCCGGTTCAACTGTTCCGGAAATGGCTGAAAAACTCCATGTCAAAAACAGCTCCATAGAAACCTACCTCAAACGTGCAGCAGCCAAGCTTGGCGTGAAAGGACGTCATGGTCTGGTGAAGTGGATGATTGGTGTCTCCCAGAGTGCCTGA